The following proteins are encoded in a genomic region of Brassica napus cultivar Da-Ae unplaced genomic scaffold, Da-Ae ScsIHWf_1824;HRSCAF=2460, whole genome shotgun sequence:
- the LOC106417253 gene encoding uncharacterized protein At4g04775-like, whose amino-acid sequence MSSSSFTSGNYYRRRRNTERGTPKECWCGAPSDIFTSGSETNPGRLYYCCAKGYHKSHLFKWADECMVEEVENIKAVINGMNRDISELRVNVARLANGVKTESERKGGECLSESRCLRNVVVCVAGMAILCYYYFSV is encoded by the exons ATGTCTTCCTCATCCTTCACCTCAGGAAATTATTACAGACGACGTAGGAATACGGAAAGAGGAACGCCGAAAGAGTGTTGGTGTGGTGCACCATCTGACATTTTTACATCTGGAAGCGAAACAAATCCAGGAAGATTGTACTATTGCTGTGCAAAAGGATATCATAAG AGTCATTTATTCAAATGGGCGGATGAGTGCATGGTGGAAGAGGTTGAAAATATTAAGGCAGTGATAAATGGCATGAATAGAGACATCTCGGAGTTGCGAGTTAACGTTGCTCGGTTGGCGAATGGAGTAAAGACAGAATCTGAGAGAAAAGGAGGCGAATGTTTGAGTGAGAGTCGGTGTTTGAGGAATGTGGTTGTTTGTGTGGCTGGAATG